The DNA region CATGTGGCGCGGGTTCCTTCGATGGGCTCAGCTCAGGGGAATGGCCTGACCGGCTTCGATGAAGACGTGCTCGTACATCACCAGGCCCGCCAGGGCCAGCAGGCTGGCCACGCTCCCCAGCGGGGTGAACCAGAGCAGCAGCAGCGGCATGAGATGCCCCCCAAGCACGATGCCGCCCCAGAACGTCTTGCGATAGAGGCCACGGGTGATGAGCGCGGCGGCCTCGCGGGCGCCCGGGGTGAGGCGCTTGCGTGTCGCGGTCGTGAGCCCCGTCTCGTGGGGGATGAGTGCGAGCAGGTCGATGAGCAGCGCGACGCCGAGCGTGAGCTTGCAAGCGGCCGCGGTGGTGACGTCGAGGGGCAGCAGCGACAAAAAGGCCGCGCCCGCGATCAGGGCCTGGGTGAGCAGGTGCCAGGGCAGCCACGGCGATCGCCAGAGATCCCGGGCCTCGCACTGGCGGAAGAGCCAGGCGGTGTACATGGCGGTCATGGCGCCCAGCGGGAGCCCCGCGGCCACCAGGCCATCGAGCAGCACGGGCGGCACGCCGGCCAGCATGGGGGCGAGGGCAGACGAGGCGGTCGCGGCCGAGGCCTGGGTGCTCCACCACAGCGCGGCCAGCGCGGCGCTGAGCACCGCACCGTACCCCATGAGCACGAAGGCCCCCTTCACGAGCCACGACTTCCACTGGGGTCTCGTGATGATGCTCAAGAACATCTTTGGGCGCTTCAGATCGGCGATGAGCAGAACGGTGGTGACCGCAAGGAAGAACAGGGCGAGGGCGGCGCCCACGCCGAGGGTGACAGGGTTTCGATGGGTGCGGTCGAGCAGCCACAGGGCGCCCGGAATCACAAAGCATCCGCTGGCCAGGGCCTTCGTGACGAGGTAGGCGGTGACGCGACTGCCCCACGGCCGCTCGTGCCCCACGTCGTAGGTGCGCGTCGCCGTCGTCTCGGCCACCTCGAGGGGAATCGGGGGAACGCTGCTCTGGCTCCACATGTACTCGGCCCGCGGCGGTGCCGCCAGGGGGTTGAGGCTCGCCGGATCGCCTTCGACGTAGCGCAGCTGCGGTCGCGTGCCCTTCTCCGGCGCGCGCACCGACGTAGGTTCGCCCGCCATGATCTTGCGGATGACCGAGCCCGGATCGTCGAGATCGCCCATCACGATGGCCTGCTCCGGGCAAACCGTGACGCACGGCGGCTCCCGGCCGATGTCGATGCGATGGGCGCAGAAGTTGCACTTGTTGGCGGCCCCCGTGTCGGGGTCGATGAACAGGGCGTCGTAGGGGCAGGCCTGCATGCACGACTTGCAGCCGATGCACACCTCCGGGTCGAAGTCGACGATGCCGTTGTCGCGCTTGAACAGCGCGGTGACCGGGCAGATGTCGACGCACGGAGGACGCTCGCAGTGATTGCAGCGCATCACCGAGAAGTGGCGGCGCGTATCGGGGAATTCGCCCTTCTCGATGTACTTCACCCAGGTGCGAAACCGCCCCAGGGGCACGTCGTGCTCCTGCTTGCAGGCCACGGTGCATGCGTGGCAGCCGATGCACTTGCGGTTGTCGATGAGGAAGCCGAGCTTCATCGAGGCGTGTGGTTGCCCCAGGTGTCGAAGTGGATCGATTCGCGTGGCGGATTGCGCTTTGCCGGCTTGAAGTCATCGCCCGTGTAGTACGCGATGGGCAGCAGCACGGTCTGGGTCACGTCGTCTGGGATTCCCAGGGCCTTCGCCACGTCTGTCTCGTGCATGATGTGCAGGGTCGTCCAGGCAGAGCCGAGACCGCGCGCGCGCAGCGCCAGCATGATCGACCAGGCCGACGGGAGGATCGAGCCGTAGCCTGCCGCCTGCATGGCGAGCGGCTGCTGATCGAGTCGACCGGTCAGGCAGCCGATGAGGAGCACGGGAACGTCTTGCATGCGCTCGGCCAGCCACGAGGCCGACGCAGACACGCGCATCTGCTGGTCGCGGTTGGGGCTGTCGGGGGCGAGGTTCGGGTGTTGCGCGGCCATGGGCACATACACCGCAAAGGCTTTGCGGTAGGCGTCGGCGATGGCCTTCTTCTTCTCCGGATCGGTGACGACGATGAAGTGCCAGTGCTGCGTGTTTGAGCCGCTGGGGGCCTGCATGCCGATCTCGATGCACCGCTCGACCACGTCGAGGGGCACGGGTCGGGTGAGGTCGAGGCGCTTGCGCACCGAGCGGGTGGTGGTGAGAAGATGGTCTACGGTCTGCAGATCGAGCATGGTCAGCACGCCTCCCGGGGGATTCGCTTCGCCAGGGGGCAGGCGGCCAGAAAGCCTCCCACCGCCAGAGCGCCGAGCACCAGGCCGCCCACGATGAGGCCGCGCTGGGGGTCGATGACGCCGCGCCGCACACCTTCGGCGGTGGCGATGCCGTCGACCAGGTCGACGCCCATGCAGGCC from Pseudomonadota bacterium includes:
- a CDS encoding 4Fe-4S dicluster domain-containing protein produces the protein MKLGFLIDNRKCIGCHACTVACKQEHDVPLGRFRTWVKYIEKGEFPDTRRHFSVMRCNHCERPPCVDICPVTALFKRDNGIVDFDPEVCIGCKSCMQACPYDALFIDPDTGAANKCNFCAHRIDIGREPPCVTVCPEQAIVMGDLDDPGSVIRKIMAGEPTSVRAPEKGTRPQLRYVEGDPASLNPLAAPPRAEYMWSQSSVPPIPLEVAETTATRTYDVGHERPWGSRVTAYLVTKALASGCFVIPGALWLLDRTHRNPVTLGVGAALALFFLAVTTVLLIADLKRPKMFLSIITRPQWKSWLVKGAFVLMGYGAVLSAALAALWWSTQASAATASSALAPMLAGVPPVLLDGLVAAGLPLGAMTAMYTAWLFRQCEARDLWRSPWLPWHLLTQALIAGAAFLSLLPLDVTTAAACKLTLGVALLIDLLALIPHETGLTTATRKRLTPGAREAAALITRGLYRKTFWGGIVLGGHLMPLLLLWFTPLGSVASLLALAGLVMYEHVFIEAGQAIPLS
- a CDS encoding nitroreductase: MLDLQTVDHLLTTTRSVRKRLDLTRPVPLDVVERCIEIGMQAPSGSNTQHWHFIVVTDPEKKKAIADAYRKAFAVYVPMAAQHPNLAPDSPNRDQQMRVSASASWLAERMQDVPVLLIGCLTGRLDQQPLAMQAAGYGSILPSAWSIMLALRARGLGSAWTTLHIMHETDVAKALGIPDDVTQTVLLPIAYYTGDDFKPAKRNPPRESIHFDTWGNHTPR